Proteins from a single region of Clostridia bacterium:
- the argR gene encoding arginine repressor: MKPTRHVKILEIIESRTISTQQELRRALLDEGYNVTQATVSRDINDLNLVKVRTPSGKYAYGVSGREDALGNPEKFSKLFNEAMIKADIAQNIVVIKSYPGMANALCSLIDAMKNPDIVGTIAGDDTIFVVLRTNERAELLRMDLEEMIS; this comes from the coding sequence TCGAAAGCCGCACTATCAGCACTCAGCAGGAGCTCCGCAGGGCGCTGCTCGACGAGGGCTACAACGTCACGCAGGCGACGGTCTCGCGCGACATCAACGATCTGAACCTCGTCAAAGTCCGCACGCCGTCCGGCAAATACGCCTACGGCGTTTCCGGCAGGGAGGACGCGCTCGGCAATCCCGAGAAGTTCTCCAAGCTCTTCAACGAGGCGATGATAAAGGCGGATATCGCGCAGAACATAGTCGTCATCAAGAGCTATCCCGGCATGGCGAACGCCCTCTGCTCACTCATCGACGCGATGAAGAACCCCGACATCGTCGGCACCATCGCGGGCGACGACACGATCTTCGTCGTGCTCCGCACCAACGAGCGCGCGGAGCTGCTGCGTATGGATCTGGAAGAAATGATATCCTGA